The following are encoded in a window of Francisella tularensis subsp. tularensis genomic DNA:
- a CDS encoding IS630 family transposase (programmed frameshift) codes for MPSYSQYFRDIVINKYEEGMTEFELSKFLNIDKRTVVSWIEFYKRTGDYSSKQGVGCGRVASFTDKTLIEQYLIDHPDASALDIKEALAPDIPRSTFYDCLNRLGFSFKKKTPKYKQRKEHERLEYIEKLKEIAQNLLFYIDEMGCDNKLSILRGWSLIGEPSYGEVLAYQTQRRSIVAGYNYADKKIIAPLEYSGYTNTEIFNQWFEEHLCPSLKPKTTIVMDNASFHKSSKLIEIANKFDVQILYLPPYSPDLNPIEKVWANFKKIFRKVNNSFEKFCDAISYVFNKILSD; via the exons ATGCCATCATATAGCCAATATTTTAGAGACATCGTAATTAATAAATATGAAGAAGGTATGACGGAGTTCGAGCTGAGTAAGTTTTTAAACATAGATAAGCGTACAGTTGTTTCATGGATAGAGTTTTATAAAAGAACCGGAGATTATAGTTCAAAGCAAGGAGTTGGTTGTGGCAGAGTCGCTAGCTTTACCGATAAAACATTGATTGAACAGTATTTGATAGATCATCCAGATGCAAGTGCATTAGATATAAAAGAAGCATTAGCCCCTGATATTCCAAGAAGTACATTTTATGATTGTCTTAATAGACTTGGTTTTAGTTTTA AAAAAAAGACTCCAAAATATAAGCAAAGAAAAGAACATGAAAGGTTGGAGTATATAGAAAAACTAAAAGAAATAGCTCAAAACTTGTTATTTTATATAGATGAGATGGGGTGTGACAATAAGCTTTCTATCCTAAGAGGATGGTCACTAATTGGTGAGCCTAGTTATGGTGAGGTTTTAGCATATCAAACACAAAGAAGAAGTATTGTTGCTGGATATAATTATGCAGATAAAAAGATTATAGCTCCATTAGAGTACAGTGGATATACCAATACTGAAATTTTTAATCAATGGTTTGAGGAACACTTATGCCCATCATTAAAACCTAAAACTACTATAGTAATGGATAATGCTAGTTTCCATAAATCCTCTAAGCTGATTGAAATAGCCAATAAATTTGATGTACAAATATTATATCTACCTCCGTATTCTCCAGATTTAAATCCTATTGAAAAGGTTTGGGCTAACTTTAAAAAAATATTTAGAAAAGTGAATAATAGTTTTGAAAAATTTTGTGATGCTATCTCTTATGTGTTTAACAAAATACTCTCGGATTAA
- the purB gene encoding adenylosuccinate lyase, with translation MIKRYDIAKISKIWADENKYAKMLEVELAILEALEDRMVPKGTAAEIRARAQIRPERVDEIEKVTKHDIIAFCTSIAEQFTAETGKFFHFGVTSSDIIDSALSLQIHDSMSYVIKDLEALCDSLLTKAKETKEIITMGRSHGMFAEPMSFGQKFLGAYVEFKRRLKDLKDFQKDGLTVQFSGAVGNYCILTTEDEKKAADILGLPVEEVSTQVIPRDRIAKLISIHGLIASAIERLAVEIRHLHRSDVFEVYEGFSKGQKGSSTMPHKKNPISTENLTGMARMLRSHVSIALENCVLWHERDISHSSAERFYLPDNFGIMVYALRRMKNTIDNLVVQRDIIEDRVRSTSAYLSSFYLHFLVANTPFMREDCYKIVQQVAFDLKQGESFSKKLQKVMHDEHNIILDIPEMDFEGIKKTYLKEIDHVFDRSVKA, from the coding sequence ATGATAAAAAGATATGACATAGCAAAAATCTCAAAAATTTGGGCAGATGAGAATAAATATGCAAAAATGTTAGAGGTTGAGCTTGCGATTTTAGAGGCACTTGAAGATAGAATGGTACCTAAAGGTACAGCTGCGGAAATTCGTGCTAGAGCACAAATTAGACCTGAGAGAGTTGATGAGATTGAGAAAGTTACAAAGCATGACATCATCGCATTTTGTACCTCTATTGCGGAGCAATTTACAGCTGAAACTGGCAAGTTTTTTCATTTTGGTGTTACATCTTCAGATATTATTGACTCTGCTCTTAGCCTACAAATTCATGATTCTATGAGCTATGTTATCAAAGATTTAGAGGCGCTTTGTGACTCGCTACTTACTAAGGCAAAAGAAACAAAAGAAATCATTACGATGGGTAGAAGTCATGGTATGTTTGCCGAACCGATGAGCTTTGGTCAGAAGTTTCTTGGTGCTTATGTTGAGTTTAAGCGTAGGCTAAAAGATCTCAAAGATTTTCAAAAAGATGGTTTGACAGTACAGTTCTCAGGAGCTGTAGGTAACTATTGTATTTTAACTACAGAAGATGAGAAAAAAGCAGCTGATATTTTAGGTTTACCTGTTGAAGAAGTTTCTACTCAAGTTATCCCAAGAGATAGAATTGCTAAGTTGATATCTATCCACGGACTTATTGCTTCTGCTATAGAGAGATTAGCAGTTGAGATTAGACATTTACATCGTAGTGATGTTTTTGAGGTATATGAAGGCTTCTCTAAAGGGCAAAAAGGCTCATCAACTATGCCGCATAAGAAAAACCCAATTTCTACTGAAAACTTAACAGGTATGGCAAGAATGCTAAGATCTCATGTATCTATAGCATTAGAGAATTGTGTGCTATGGCATGAGCGAGATATTTCTCACTCTTCAGCAGAGCGTTTTTATCTGCCAGATAACTTTGGTATTATGGTTTATGCTTTACGTAGAATGAAAAATACTATCGATAATCTCGTCGTGCAAAGAGATATTATCGAAGATAGGGTTAGAAGTACTAGTGCTTATTTATCAAGTTTTTACTTACATTTCTTGGTAGCAAATACGCCATTTATGCGTGAAGATTGCTACAAGATTGTTCAGCAAGTTGCTTTTGATCTTAAACAAGGAGAATCTTTCTCGAAGAAATTACAAAAAGTTATGCACGATGAGCATAATATTATTTTAGATATTCCAGAGATGGATTTTGAGGGTATCAAGAAAACTTACCTAAAAGAAATTGATCATGTTTTTGATAGATCTGTTAAGGCGTAA
- the gatC gene encoding Asp-tRNA(Asn)/Glu-tRNA(Gln) amidotransferase subunit GatC: protein MDKKLVKHIAKLSCFDLTEEQLEQYTKDLINICKILDTVKNFDAQGVKPMISPISVDFKFREDIPQDQDNRTSFDKFACEVVDDYFMVPQVVK, encoded by the coding sequence ATGGATAAAAAATTAGTAAAACATATTGCTAAACTATCTTGTTTTGATTTGACTGAAGAGCAGTTGGAGCAGTATACCAAAGATCTTATCAATATCTGTAAGATTCTTGATACAGTCAAAAATTTCGATGCTCAAGGAGTCAAGCCGATGATATCACCAATTAGTGTTGATTTTAAATTTCGTGAAGATATCCCTCAAGATCAAGATAATCGTACAAGTTTTGATAAATTCGCTTGTGAAGTTGTTGATGATTACTTTATGGTGCCACAAGTTGTTAAATAG
- a CDS encoding DNA cytosine methyltransferase, which produces MWDLRESVIPALPLNNTNGDGCKVTNHEYMIGGFSSIYMSRNRVRSWDEQSFTIQVGGRHAPIHPQAPKMEFVEQNHRIFVPGKEHLYRRLSVRECARIQTFPDNFVFYYDKVAAGYKMIGNAVPVKLAEFLAKCIKLQICKQNERKVI; this is translated from the coding sequence ATTTGGGATTTAAGAGAGAGTGTAATTCCAGCTTTGCCTCTTAATAATACTAACGGAGACGGGTGTAAAGTAACAAATCATGAGTATATGATAGGTGGTTTTTCATCTATTTATATGTCTAGGAATAGAGTAAGAAGCTGGGATGAACAGTCTTTTACAATTCAGGTTGGAGGTAGACATGCACCTATACACCCACAAGCACCTAAAATGGAGTTTGTGGAGCAAAATCATAGGATTTTTGTCCCTGGTAAAGAGCATTTGTATAGAAGATTAAGTGTTCGAGAGTGTGCAAGGATTCAAACCTTTCCAGATAACTTTGTTTTTTATTATGATAAAGTTGCTGCGGGATATAAGATGATTGGTAATGCAGTGCCTGTAAAGTTAGCAGAATTTTTAGCAAAATGTATCAAATTACAAATATGCAAGCAGAACGAGAGGAAAGTGATTTGA
- a CDS encoding DNA cytosine methyltransferase, translated as MMKVVSFFSGAGGLDLGFERAVFDIIWANEFDKEIWETYEKNHPNTILDRRSIVNIHESEFLIVMV; from the coding sequence ATGATGAAAGTAGTATCTTTTTTTTCAGGAGCTGGAGGACTTGACTTAGGGTTTGAGAGAGCTGTATTTGATATTATTTGGGCAAATGAATTTGATAAGGAGATATGGGAAACCTATGAGAAAAATCATCCAAATACAATTTTAGATAGAAGAAGTATAGTAAATATACATGAATCTGAATTCCTGATTGTGATGGTATAA
- the purL gene encoding phosphoribosylformylglycinamidine synthase: MITIFEGLSALSPFKREKILAAAKKISNKVESVSAQYIHVTELESELNSEQERIVKSLLNYNREYGIAQPMGHTFIIAPRVGTISPWSSKATDIIKNTGIKAVKRIERAILFGVEGQVSASELKQIQDIVHDRMVEEVFSCKDDLYRLFSVTAPKELEFVNVLEKGAQAIKEADRKLGLALSEQEIEYLADEYTKLGRNPTDTELYMFAQANSEHCRHKIFNAKWTIDGQEQDKSLFKMIRNTTEKSPQGVLSAYKDNAAVIEGATAQRFYPNTQTGVYSFNQEEVDILMKVETHNHPTAIAPFSGSATGVGGEIRDEGATGLGAKPKAGLTGFTVSNLNIPGFEQAWETSKYGKPNHIVTPLQIMLEAPIGGAHYSNEFGRPNLNGYFRTYEQEVNTSAGKEMFGYHKPIMIAGGMGNIKRMHVEKGDIKVGAKLICLGGPAMRIGLGGGAASSVVSSDTNSELDFASVQRDNAEMERRCQEVIDRCWQMGENNPITFIHDVGAGGISNAFPELVKDGGVGGYFELRKVNVGEEGLSPLEIWSNESQERYVLSVDPESLELFEQLCNRERCPFAVVGEAISEKHITLNDEYFDNKPVDLPMGLLFGNTPQMHIDVKTVKVEQQAFDTSAIKLDEAIERVLKVPAVASKSFLITIGDRSITGMVARDQMVGPWQVPVADCAVTTATVDSQAGEAMAMGERTPVAAINAAASGRLAIAETVTNLLAADIEKLSDIRLSANWMVAANQGDENQKLYETVRAVGMEFAPALGIAIPVGKDSMSMKTKWSDNGQAKSVTSPLSLVISGFSPVTNARKTLTPVLVDDNDTTLLHIDLSNGAGRLGASCLAQAYNQVGNVAPDIEASKVKVLFENITKLKAENKILAYHDVSDGGVFATLAEMSFAGRKGLDVKLQTQDVLAKLFAEEVGVVIQVRNSDVSLVEEMFKDTQIHLCAIAKLNSSDELNIFVNGEKIYSNTRVNLQRWWAETSYQIQSIRDNSECAKQEFDSILNTNDKGIHVEATFDLEEDITAKFVNVEKPKVTILREQGVNGQVEMAAAFTTAGFEAHDVHMSDLHAGRVTLADFKVLVACGGFSYGDVLGAGGGWAKNILFTEKLRDEFSRFFGRDDTLALGVCNGCQMLAQLKSLIKGAENWPIFIKNKSEQFEARVSMVEIQESDSIWFADMACTKAPIAVAHGEGRPLFENDNQQQAMLASAQVALKYIDGQGQATEMYPYNPNGAVNGLTAVTALDGRVLAMMPHPERVYRAITNSHIPAEYDEYSVWMRMFRNARKWVG; this comes from the coding sequence ATGATTACGATTTTTGAAGGTTTAAGTGCACTGTCTCCTTTTAAGCGAGAAAAAATTTTAGCAGCTGCTAAAAAAATATCCAATAAAGTTGAATCAGTATCTGCACAGTATATCCATGTTACAGAGCTTGAATCAGAGTTAAATAGTGAGCAAGAAAGAATAGTTAAATCTCTACTTAACTACAATAGAGAGTATGGCATAGCTCAACCTATGGGTCATACTTTTATCATAGCTCCAAGAGTTGGCACTATATCGCCTTGGTCTTCTAAAGCTACCGATATTATCAAAAATACTGGTATCAAAGCTGTTAAAAGGATAGAAAGAGCTATTTTATTCGGTGTTGAGGGACAAGTTTCTGCTAGTGAGCTAAAACAAATCCAAGATATCGTTCATGACCGTATGGTTGAGGAAGTGTTTAGTTGCAAAGATGATTTATATAGACTCTTTAGTGTAACAGCACCAAAAGAACTTGAATTTGTTAATGTTTTAGAAAAAGGTGCTCAAGCTATCAAAGAAGCTGATAGAAAACTTGGCTTAGCTCTAAGTGAGCAAGAGATTGAATATCTAGCAGATGAATATACAAAGCTTGGTAGAAATCCTACAGATACAGAGTTATATATGTTTGCCCAAGCAAATTCGGAGCATTGTAGACATAAGATTTTTAATGCTAAATGGACTATAGATGGTCAGGAGCAAGATAAATCATTGTTTAAGATGATTAGAAATACTACTGAGAAATCTCCACAAGGTGTGCTATCAGCATATAAGGATAATGCTGCTGTGATAGAGGGTGCAACGGCTCAAAGATTCTATCCAAATACGCAAACTGGTGTCTATAGTTTCAATCAAGAAGAAGTTGATATCTTGATGAAAGTTGAGACTCATAATCACCCAACTGCTATAGCACCATTTAGTGGCTCAGCTACTGGTGTTGGTGGTGAGATTCGTGATGAAGGTGCAACAGGTCTTGGAGCAAAACCAAAAGCTGGCTTGACTGGTTTTACAGTTTCAAATCTAAATATTCCAGGTTTTGAACAGGCTTGGGAGACTAGTAAATATGGTAAGCCTAACCATATTGTAACACCTTTACAAATAATGCTAGAGGCGCCTATTGGTGGTGCTCATTACTCAAATGAATTTGGTCGTCCAAATTTAAATGGTTATTTCCGTACCTATGAGCAAGAGGTCAATACATCTGCTGGCAAAGAGATGTTTGGATACCATAAGCCAATTATGATTGCTGGTGGTATGGGTAATATCAAAAGAATGCATGTTGAGAAAGGCGATATCAAAGTTGGTGCTAAGCTAATCTGTCTTGGTGGGCCTGCGATGCGTATTGGTCTTGGTGGTGGTGCTGCGTCATCTGTTGTATCTTCTGATACTAACTCAGAGCTGGATTTTGCATCAGTTCAGCGTGATAATGCCGAAATGGAGCGCCGTTGCCAAGAGGTAATCGACAGATGTTGGCAAATGGGCGAGAATAACCCAATCACATTTATCCATGATGTTGGTGCTGGCGGTATTTCAAATGCTTTCCCAGAGCTTGTCAAAGATGGTGGCGTAGGCGGTTATTTTGAGCTTAGAAAAGTAAATGTCGGTGAAGAGGGGCTTTCTCCACTGGAAATATGGTCAAATGAGTCACAAGAAAGATATGTATTATCAGTTGACCCTGAGTCACTAGAGCTTTTTGAGCAGTTATGTAATAGAGAAAGATGTCCATTTGCAGTAGTTGGTGAGGCGATTTCTGAAAAGCATATCACTCTAAATGATGAGTATTTTGATAATAAGCCGGTTGATTTACCAATGGGATTATTATTTGGTAATACACCACAAATGCATATTGATGTAAAAACTGTCAAAGTTGAGCAACAAGCTTTTGATACAAGTGCTATTAAGCTTGATGAAGCGATTGAGAGAGTGCTAAAAGTACCAGCTGTAGCTTCTAAATCTTTCCTAATCACGATTGGTGATAGAAGTATTACAGGTATGGTTGCACGAGATCAAATGGTTGGTCCATGGCAAGTGCCTGTAGCTGATTGTGCTGTGACAACTGCTACTGTAGATAGTCAAGCTGGTGAGGCTATGGCAATGGGCGAGAGAACTCCTGTTGCTGCTATTAATGCTGCGGCTTCTGGTAGATTAGCGATTGCTGAGACTGTAACAAACTTATTAGCTGCGGATATTGAAAAGTTGAGTGACATTCGCCTCTCTGCTAACTGGATGGTTGCTGCAAATCAAGGTGACGAAAACCAAAAATTATATGAAACTGTAAGAGCTGTTGGTATGGAATTTGCACCAGCGTTGGGTATTGCAATACCAGTTGGTAAAGATTCAATGTCAATGAAAACTAAGTGGTCAGATAACGGTCAAGCTAAATCAGTGACATCGCCATTATCTTTAGTGATCTCAGGTTTCTCGCCTGTGACAAATGCGCGTAAGACTCTTACACCAGTTTTAGTTGATGATAATGATACAACTTTATTACACATTGATCTATCAAATGGTGCCGGTAGACTTGGGGCTTCATGTTTAGCTCAAGCTTATAATCAAGTTGGTAATGTTGCGCCAGATATTGAAGCAAGTAAGGTAAAAGTGCTATTTGAAAATATCACTAAACTAAAAGCTGAAAATAAAATTTTAGCATATCATGATGTATCTGATGGTGGTGTGTTTGCAACTTTAGCAGAAATGTCATTTGCAGGGCGTAAAGGTTTAGATGTTAAACTACAAACTCAAGATGTGTTAGCGAAACTCTTTGCCGAGGAAGTTGGAGTTGTTATCCAAGTTCGAAATAGCGATGTATCACTAGTTGAAGAGATGTTTAAAGATACTCAAATTCACCTATGTGCAATAGCTAAGCTAAACTCTAGTGATGAGCTAAATATCTTTGTAAATGGTGAAAAAATATACTCAAACACACGTGTAAATTTACAAAGATGGTGGGCTGAGACTTCTTATCAAATCCAATCAATTCGTGATAATAGCGAATGCGCTAAACAAGAGTTCGATAGTATCTTAAATACTAATGATAAAGGTATCCATGTTGAGGCTACATTTGATCTTGAAGAGGATATCACAGCTAAGTTTGTCAATGTTGAAAAGCCAAAAGTTACAATCTTAAGAGAGCAAGGTGTCAATGGTCAAGTTGAGATGGCAGCAGCATTTACTACAGCTGGCTTTGAGGCTCATGATGTCCATATGTCAGATTTACATGCTGGGCGTGTAACTTTGGCAGATTTCAAAGTATTGGTAGCTTGTGGTGGTTTCTCATATGGTGATGTCTTGGGCGCTGGCGGTGGCTGGGCGAAGAATATCCTCTTTACTGAGAAGCTAAGAGATGAGTTTAGTAGATTCTTTGGGCGTGATGATACTTTAGCATTAGGTGTATGTAATGGTTGCCAAATGCTTGCACAGCTTAAATCACTAATCAAAGGCGCTGAAAACTGGCCGATATTTATCAAGAATAAATCAGAGCAGTTTGAGGCTAGAGTGTCTATGGTTGAGATTCAAGAGTCTGACTCTATTTGGTTCGCTGATATGGCATGCACAAAAGCACCAATTGCTGTAGCTCATGGTGAGGGTCGCCCATTATTTGAAAATGACAACCAGCAACAAGCTATGCTAGCAAGTGCTCAAGTAGCTCTTAAATATATTGATGGGCAAGGTCAAGCAACTGAGATGTATCCATACAATCCAAATGGTGCAGTAAATGGTCTAACAGCTGTGACAGCTTTAGATGGTCGTGTCCTTGCGATGATGCCACATCCAGAGCGTGTGTATAGAGCTATTACAAACTCGCATATCCCAGCGGAATATGATGAGTATTCTGTATGGATGAGAATGTTTAGAAATGCTAGGAAGTGGGTTGGATGA
- a CDS encoding aldose 1-epimerase family protein: MITIKNDNLLVEISELGAEVRAVINTSTEHGYMWSGVSPVLFPVVGKSHDNKIKYQGKEYPMGNHGLARHTVFDIVLHSENSVILAMETSKEDYPFRLRFEVTYTLEVNKLITEYNIINLDDGVASCGFGAHPAFACPFDDKHKFSDYEITFSEQKLDFHPITPEAFYTGETKHFKLSKIELDNHTFDNDALVYSGFTDKRVRLAEKGSNRYIEVTFDGFEYLGLWSKPKANAPYVCIEPWCGRSDTLGMDVDIEYRIGNVDIEPQQNFSRSYTIEFGY, encoded by the coding sequence ATGATTACAATCAAAAATGATAATTTATTAGTGGAAATCAGTGAGCTAGGTGCCGAAGTTCGCGCTGTTATTAATACTTCTACAGAACATGGGTATATGTGGTCTGGAGTGTCTCCGGTGCTATTTCCTGTAGTGGGTAAATCTCACGATAATAAAATCAAATATCAGGGTAAAGAATATCCTATGGGAAATCATGGTCTTGCTCGTCATACTGTATTTGATATTGTTTTACATAGTGAAAATAGTGTTATCTTAGCTATGGAAACTAGTAAAGAAGACTATCCATTTAGATTAAGGTTTGAAGTTACATACACTCTTGAAGTTAATAAACTTATCACAGAATACAATATCATAAATCTAGATGACGGTGTTGCATCATGTGGCTTTGGAGCTCATCCAGCATTTGCTTGTCCTTTTGATGATAAACATAAATTCAGTGATTATGAAATTACATTTTCAGAGCAAAAATTAGATTTTCATCCTATTACACCAGAGGCTTTTTATACTGGTGAAACCAAGCATTTCAAACTATCTAAAATTGAACTAGATAATCATACTTTTGATAATGATGCTCTTGTGTATAGTGGTTTCACAGATAAAAGAGTCAGATTAGCTGAGAAAGGTTCAAATCGTTATATTGAAGTTACTTTTGATGGCTTTGAATATCTTGGCTTATGGTCAAAACCTAAGGCTAATGCTCCGTATGTATGTATTGAGCCGTGGTGTGGTAGAAGTGATACATTAGGTATGGATGTTGATATTGAGTATCGTATTGGTAATGTTGACATTGAACCACAGCAAAATTTCTCTCGTTCATATACTATAGAGTTTGGCTATTAA